The genomic interval CCAGGTAACCGAAACCCCGTAATCGTCTCCACTTCTTCTCGGCACACAGGCCGAGTTTGAACATCATGTGTAGCATGCCGTCACGCGATAGGCAGCCCTTGGAACGCTTGGTTCGATGGCGGATTGTCCCGAAGGTTGATTCAATCGGATTGCTGGTCCGAATGCTCTGCCAGTGCTGTGCCGGAAAGTGATAGAAAGCCATCAGTTCCTCTCGGTCTTTGTGCAGACAGATGGCAGCCTTCGGATACTTCGGCTCATACGTTTTGATAAACAGATCAAAGGCCTTTTCCGCATCGGCCTGAGTCTCCGCCTGCCAGATGTTATGCAGTGCCTGCTTCGCTTTCGGCTGAGCTGTCTTTGGCAGGCAGTTCAGCACGTTCATGGTCTTGTGCATCCAGCAGCGCTGCTGGCGCGTCTCAGGATATACTTCCTCCAGCGCAGCCCAGAAGCCCATGGCACCGTCACCGATCGCCAATTTGGGCGGGTTCAGTCCGCGTGACTTCAGCTTCAACAGTACCTCCCGCCAGCTCTGCGTGGACTCCCGCACACCATCCTCAATTGCCAGAAAATGCTTCTCACCACGCTCATTCACACCGATCACCACCAGGGCACACAGCTTCGTCTGCTCTGCTCTCAGTCCGCTGTAGACACCGTCTGCCCACACATACACCCAATGCTCCTTATCCAGGCGCTCCTCACACCAGC from Candidatus Sedimenticola sp. (ex Thyasira tokunagai) carries:
- a CDS encoding IS256 family transposase; protein product: MSKNNVVKLAGRDTIIDPLTELLRSGAEQLIYQAVEAELLELLAEHTERRTEDGKAGVVRNGHLPARKLQTGLGPVTVEIPKVRAKTGEPVTFRSALVPPYVRKTKSLEAALPWLYLKGISSGEMGEALKVLVGPDATGLSASTVSRLKQVWAEEYRSWCEERLDKEHWVYVWADGVYSGLRAEQTKLCALVVIGVNERGEKHFLAIEDGVRESTQSWREVLLKLKSRGLNPPKLAIGDGAMGFWAALEEVYPETRQQRCWMHKTMNVLNCLPKTAQPKAKQALHNIWQAETQADAEKAFDLFIKTYEPKYPKAAICLHKDREELMAFYHFPAQHWQSIRTSNPIESTFGTIRHRTKRSKGCLSRDGMLHMMFKLGLCAEKKWRRLRGFGYLAKVITGIKFKDGVEVTGVDQVAA